The following is a genomic window from Pedosphaera parvula Ellin514.
CCTCAAGACTCGGCGCCACCAAGTATTGGCTCGTCTTTGTTCACGCGCCAAAGCCCCGCTTTGTGCCTTTCGAATATATTCATTGGCCAGAGATGTGCCATCGGCTCCACAATTTGGACAAGCAATGGGAAATTGCAACCGGCCATTGATTGGCTCTTCATACACCGTATAACTCGGGCCACAAAGATTGGCTCTTCATACACCGTATAACTCGGGCCACAAAGGCATTTAACTGTAATGTCCATTTCAATTTCGTCGGTGATTTCTCTTTCCGTAACCGTGCTGATTTGTGAGAGCATTAGTTGAGCCAGATTCAAAACAAGGTGAGATGCAAAGTCTTGATAGAAGCGAAAACTGGTGAGGCAAATAGGGGTTGGCCAGATTACGTGGCGGGATTCAATCCAGGCTCTCCATATGTGAGTCAACGATCCCCGCAGGCAGGATTGACGAGAAGAGGCGCCTGGTGGTTAATGCGGGATGATGTTGATGCGGTATCTGGCGAATTTGAATAAGGCGCGGCTTATTTTGTGGTGCTATTTCATCTGGTATCTGGTGGTGTTGGTGCGGTATTTCGATGCGAATGTGCGGCTGTGGATGACTTCGCTGGGGTTGAGTGCGATTATTGGGGTTGCTCTTTATATCAGCACGACAGCGTCGGGGAAGGGGGCAGTAAAGTTGGGAACCTGGCAAACAATCCGGCTGTTTATGATGCCGTTTTGTGTCTCAAGTTTTTCAGCGTTGGTGAAGGGAAAAGGATTTGTGCTGATCTTCTCACCGAATCCAATGGAGATACTGGTGGCGATGGGGATTTGCGCGGTGTTGTGTGGGACGGTGTTTGCGCTGAAGCATAAAATGCTCCCCAAAATGTCTGATACAAGAGTGGAGCGGGAACGAGTCTGATTGCCAATTTTGAAAGCAACGAGGACTTAACGCAAGTTGGCGAAGTAAAATCCAACTGCGAGCATGGCGGAGATCACAGCACCTGCAGCCAGGGACCAGATTAAAAAAATCTTACGTTTACGACGAAGAGCCCGACCACCCATGCCTGGGAGCAGGTAAAATCGTTCCTGTTCTTTATTTTTTTTTGACCAAAACATGCTAAATACGACAATTAAGAGTGAGATTATGAAGGATTCATCGCGACTGCGCCAGTTCAAAATTATCCCACATATCTGCTATTAAGACGTTGGGGCTTGGAGCCTATCCCAGTAGAGCATGTTACTCTTTTCAAGTGGTTGATAATCAAGCCACTTACCTACAGGCATAGGCTCTCAGAGTTTTGTTTCAGCAAATTGTGTGAATTCATGTGAGAAGAAAGCTTTGGATTGGAATCTGTCTGATCGCCTTACGGGACGGCTTGAAGTTCAGGTTGTGCATGGAAACTTAAAGGTTGAGGCATGGCATACGAAATCAAAAAGGGGGGAGAGCTTGAGGATGAGCTACGCCGTGCGGCGCGGAGGCAGGCTCGATGCGCGGTGAGGCATCTGAAGGAAAGGAATGCGAGGGGAGTTGGAGAGTCCGTTCACGAGGCTCGAAAGAATTTGAAGAAGATCCGTGGGTTGATCCGGTTGGTGCGCGCGAACCTGGGGAAGAAGTTTTACAATAAGGAAAATCGATCTTTTCGGGACATAGCGAAGGTTTTGTCGGCCCGAAGAGATGTCGAGGTTTTGATCAAGACGCTCAAAAAATTTCGATCAGCTCATCGGTTTGCAGCCTCGAATCCGGCACTGACAAAATTGCACAAATCCTTAATCAAGCAGGAGAAGGAAGTTGCCGGAAAAATGAAGCATGAGAGCAAACAAGTATTGAAAAATCTTAAATCCGCGCGGCGACGCACAAAGGATTGGCCGATTGGGAAGATCAAGCGATCTGACCTTTGCATTGGCTTCAAGGCAACTTATCGGCGGGGACGCAGGGCCTTTCAGAAAGCCCGGACCCAACCCAGTCCGGAGAATCTACACGAATGGAGAAAGCGGGTGAAAGATCTTGGATATCACTTCGCGCTGCTCAAGCAGTTTGGTTCGAAGAGATTGGGTTCCTATTGCACCGATTTAACATTGCTGGGTGATCGCCTTGGTGATGATCATGATCTCGTGATGTTGGCGACGGCTGTGCAAGCTAATTTGCCTACTCCGCACGAATTCGCCACGATTTCAAAATCAATTGATGCCAGCCGAAAACCATTGCAGAAATCAGTTTTTCGCCTGGGGAAAAAGCTGTATGCCGAAATACCTAAAACTTTTGTCGTTCGAATAAAAAAGGACTGGGCAAGGCAAAGAAAATAAAATCAGTTCAATCGTCACGAAAATGTCACCTGATTTCCATTTTGATGGAACACTACGCAGCCAAACTGCTGGATGATAATGTGCATCCTGACACTGATTTACATTTTTCTAGTGTTGCTCACCGCGCGGTTTTGCCGGCTTAGCCGGGAAAGGCGCGGAGGTTTCGCAGATTTATAAAATCCAGGAGATAAAAACGATCAGGAGAACTGCGAAAAAGAAAAACAGGCCGCTGAGAATTTTCTTGCCATTTTTCGTGCAGGCAGTGGAGCCGCAGTTCTTGCATTGGGTTAAACTATCAGAAATCCGATGACCGCAATAACCGCACATGTTAAAAGATGCCATAATTCTGAAAATTAGAACGGCTTGGGTTGATATCGTTCAAACTTCCCAAATTCTTCATCCAGAAAATCTTCTGAGCCTTCCGAGATCAGTTGTTTTTTTGGAAGAAGATCCTTTAAAGGATTTTCGCATACGTGCGAGGAAACTGCAAATTCATGAATTTGAAACTTTGCATGATTTGGTATAAAACTGCCTGTAGCCTAATGGGTTGCGCGTTGGATTGCCATAGCTCGCTTTGACTTGACAGGCGGGCACTGATAACAGTTTTAGTTAGTTCTTTGTCTGCTTAATGGTCTGACCTGTTCAGGCCAGCGGGGAACCCAGATTTTCCGGTAAAACGGATTGGGGCTTACGGTGCCTGCGGCATCGGGAACACTTAGTGGTTCCAGCCCGACAGCTAACCTCGTGTGCGTAAACATTAAGGGCAGGAAGCCTTCCAAGACTTTCTTACCCAAACAGAGTGCCTATGGCACTTTTTCCGCAGACCGCGAAAGGTGTGGTCTATGATTGCCAGTAATACACGGCGTCCCCGCAATGTGGATGCGCCGAGGGCGGCCGCTATTCTTTATGGTGACTGGGGAACCAGCAAGGCATACGTGATTGGTCTCGCGTTTGCAGTGGCTGGCTACAGTTCGTTTTGGCTGATCGCCGCCATGTGTTTGCTTACGGCCCTGGTCGGGGTGAATTACATGTCCATCTGCAAACACTATCCCGATGGCGGGGGAGTTTATGCGAGTGTGCGGCATCGTTCGGAAATCATTTCGATTGTCGGAGCGTTTCTGCTGATTGCTGATTACATTGTAACAGCGGCCATCAGTGCGTTATCAGCCTTTCAATATCTGGGCTTCGCGCATCCGGAGATTTTTGCCGCGATTGCGATTGCCTTGATCGGCGGTTTGAATTTCTTCGGACCGAAGAACACTGCTGGTCTGGCCTTTCTCATCTCGATTCCCACGCTGGTGGTGGTGGTGCTGTTGGGGATTTTTTGTCTGCCACATTTGGGAACCGCGGTGCACAACCTGCAACCGCTATCAGGAGGCTTTTGGAAAAACTGGAATGGTTTTGTCGGAGTGGTATTGGCGTTGTCCGGGGTGGAAGCGATTGCCAATGCGACGGGGGTGATGAAACTGAATCCAGGCAGCACAGATGCGAAACCGTGCGTTTCCAAAACTTCGAGCAAGGCCATTCTCTGGGTGATGATTGAGGTTTGTGTCTTCACCGCGCTGCTCGGTTTGGCAATGCATGCTTTGCATGGGCTGCAGATCAACAAGGACGATGTCGATGCTCCGGGTGCGACCGGGGTGCGGGATTACATGCTGCGTTATATGGCGCAGGTATTCGTGACCGGACCATTTGGACTGGCCGCTGGCCATGTTGCCGGCGTGGTGGTGAGCATTGTGTTTGGGTTGCTTTTGCTCTCGGCCGTGAATACCGCCATTGTGGATTTGATCGCCATTTCTTACTTGATGTCACGCGATGGAGAGCTGCCAGCCTCTTTTCAAAAACTGAATAAGTTTGGTGTGCCAAACCTCGGCATCATAGTGGCGACGGTCATTCCGGCGATACTTGTCCTGGCGGTCAAAGATATGGCCGGGTTGGCGGATCTTTATGCTGTCGGGGTGGTGGGAGCCATCGCGACAAATCTCGGGGCCAGTTCGACAGACAAGAAGCTTGGGTTGGCCAAATGGGAACGAACGCTGATGTTCGTTACGTTCCTGATTATGGTGGCGATCGAGATTTCGCTCTTTGCGGACAAGCCGAGTGCGCGGGTATTTGCTGTTACAGTGCTGGCGGTAGGTTTGATATTACGCGGCCTAGCAAGCGAACATATTCAGAGGAAGAAACTGGCTGCGGAGACAAGCGGAGCTTTTGCGAACACGATCATTCCCACTCCGATTGCAAAAACTGAGGTCGTTGCTCCATCGCAAACAGCGACTGGCGTCCCCATCATGGCGGCCATTCGAGGATTGGGGAAGACATTGGATTTTGCCATCAATGAGGCGAAGGAGACGCACCGGCCCCTTTACCTGCTCTTCGTGCGCGCACTGCCAGTGTTGAGCGAGCTCGACCAGACACGGAAGTGGCAGGACGATGACGAGGCTCGCGAAATTTTTACGCTGGCGAACGCGCGGGCGGAAGGGCATCCAATAATTCCCTGTTATGCCGTAAGCGATTCCGTGGCGGATACAATCGTTGATATCGCGGCCACGATGGGAGCGAGCCATCTCATTCTTGGCGCGCCCGAACGCAAAGGGCTCGTGCAGATGTTGCGGGGAGATGTGGTGCGGAAGGTATCAAACGATCTTCCGGAAGCCATTCATCTATTGGTTTACGCCTGAGGCTGGCTTGCTGTTGCGAACTGCCCTGTCCGCCAGGTCCTGTCGATCCAGAACCCAGCGGGCAAGGCGGTCGTAGAATTGACGGTGTTCGGGTTTTTCGGACTTGGAAATCTTGATGAATGCACCACCACCTTCGTAGTAGGCGATGGCGGCTGAACTCTTGATTCCATTGGTTTCAAAAGCATTCAGATAAGGCTGCAGGCGTGAGCCGAATCTTTGCGGATCGGTGATGAGTCGACCATCGAGTTCCAGCTCCATGCCCATGCTGTGTTGACGGGCAAAGTCACATGCCTCCTGCAAGCGGCTAAGAGGCAATTCGGGATGAAAGAAGTAGTTCGGCTGCTGGTATGCGACGTCGAAGCCGAGTTGTTTCCAATCACCGGAATGAGTTGAGCGCCAGTAAGGAATCCAGAAGAAGCTCAGTTTGTTGGAACGGATGTGATTGCCGATTTCGGGAAGGATGATCTTTCGTGAGTCGGGTGCACTTTCTGCGATCCAATAGAATCCGGCAAGCTCAAGATGCGCAGGGGCGAGCTGCTTCCATTTTTCAAGAGCGGCCTGAATATACCAATCGCAGGCGGCGATACGATCCGTTGGATTCGTGAAATTGAGTTGTTTACCTGCGATTTCACCCCAATCGGTTTGCGTATGATTTGGTTCAGGAAGTGTGATGACCACCTGGCGTGGGCGGAGTGGTTTGCCGATGCGTTTCTCGGTATTGCCGATGGTTGTTTCCAGGGCAGGAATCGCATGGCCGGGTTCGAAAAAACGATTTAGAAGCCATTGCCATTGCTCTTTGTGAGCCGGCTTTTGTTTCCATCCCTCCTCGAATTCGGCTCCCTGGCCATCCTTGAATTCCAGGAACAAGAAGCCATCGAACAGCCATTCTTCCTTGCCGGTCGTGCGATCAGCATAGCTGACGTATGGCTGAAGTTCATCCAAGGTCCAGGCTGGCCGGTTACTCATGCCGCAATAGATGATCGTGAGATCGGTGATGTTTGGCCTGGTGGTTTGGTATAATGGAAAGTTAGCCGTATTGGTTTCTGCAGCTCGTGACACCCGGCGTAATCCGAATACGGTGACGATTACCAATAAACAATAAATCAAACATTTGTTCACGCAGTAACAGAAGCTGGAGCACGAGAAGATATTCAAACCGAATTTAAAAGAGATTCGAAGATGAGTTAAAACAGAGGGCATTGCGGATACTAAGTGGGCAAAGCGGTACGCAGAGAAGCCTAAGACCCCTTCAGTTTCCAACCATAACCACCCCAAGGTTTGTGTTGGAGATGTGCCCAAAAAGCCTCGGCAATTCTTCGGTCCATTTCCCCAAGAATTTCAGGATCGTTGATGTCACGATCCACATGATTGAAGACACCATCCGTTCCAATTTCCAGGACCAGCCATTTGCCATTCTGCTGAATCAAATCCACGCAACCGAAGGATTCCAAAAGCCCGGCGGCTGAAAGGGTGGCATGTGCTTGATCTTTGGCTTCTGACGGAGGCTTATCTAAATGAACGTACCGAGCGCCGCGTGCATGAGCCACCCATGGTGATGGTTTCACGCCGGAAGGAAACCTGCGTACGTTGAATCCAAATATGTCACCAGCAACTCCGTAGAGTCGGTAAACTTCAGGATTCTCCATGCGCACAAATTCCTGGACGATGTAAGGAGTCGGCCAGTCCGCAGGAATCGTTTCAGCGGGTTTGAGGAGGCGATGACCACTGGCACCGCAAGAAATCGGATATTTCAGAGCCCATTCCTTTGGCGAGTGCGAGACTAGAGCATTCACCTCTTGCGGCGTGTTCAGGAGATGGGTTTCTGGCGTGGAGATTTTGTGCTTCAAAAAGAGTTCAGCCTGAAGTCGCTTATCAGATGCAACTCTGATGGATTCGAAAGGAATGAAAAGCTTTTCAGAAGGGGGAGAGGTTTTTTCCCAGCACAAAAGGTAATTAAACTCGCGTGGCGTATCAGACACCTCCACCCATAAGACTTGTGTCATGTGCCGGGCATGTTCTTCAAATGCCCAAGCACCGCTTCCCTGATTTACAACGGTACATGAGGGTAAAACCGCACTCTCCCTATTCATGGTAGAAAGAGTGCAGGACCCGAATTGAAAAGAAAAGCTGGAATCAGAGATGCGGGGTTGGCGGTTTGATAGGTGTTTGAGAGGACAAGACACCTTTTGCCTTGGTTTTGCGCTTGTAAACCTTGTCGCCGCAGGTGACGTAGAGATCGTCGAAGTTGCTGCCACCAAGGACAACATTGGAGAGCCAGGCTCTTTGTGGTTTTGAGATAATGCCGTTGACGCGGCCAGCTTGATCACAAACTTGCACGCCCATTTCGGTGGCGACGTAGAGCCGCCCCTGGGTATCAACCGTCATGCCATCAGCACCGCTTTGTGAGGTGCCGTTGGGTGTGTGCAAATAAAAATATTTTTGTTTGTCTACCAAAGAACCATCAGACTGAATGTGAAATGAGTAAACAAATTCACCATCGGTGTCAGCAACGAGCAAAAGACTTTGGTCCGGTGTGAACCTAACGCCATTCGGCTTCGTAATACCTTCATCAACGACACGCTTCTCACCCTTGGAATTGATAAACCAGACTTTGTGATGGGGTGGATCTGTGAAGTAGATTTCCCCTTTGGAGTTGACTGCGATGTCGTTTGAATCCGCGTCCTCAGCAATGACAGTTTCCTTTGCATTTTCGTCATAGGATACGATGCGCTTTTTGCCGTTCTGACAGGCGTAGAGCTTACCGTCCGGGCCAAACATAAGCCCGTTCGCAGCGAAGGTGTTCTCAGCAAAGACAGAGACTTTGCCATCGAGACCAATTTTGTGAATGCGATTGTTGGGGATATCGGTGAAAAAGACTTCGCCTTTGATGTTGGCGGCGGGACCTTCAGTGAATTTGTAGCCGGAGCAAATCAATTGCCATTGCTCGCCTGGAATCAGAATGTCCATCAGGGGTTGTTTGGAATCCTTGCCGGCAGTGATGGCAGCAGGATAATCCTTCCAGAGCCACCGCATGGCGTCAGGAAAGATGGCTGTGGCATGCTTGCCGTTGTGACTGCCATCGCCCCAAATGTGATTGACTTCATAACCTGAGAATTCCAGGGCGGAGAGCATTTCCAGATTGGCAAGATGCCAGTTGCCGCCGTAGATATTCAAGTCGTTGGAGCCGTCCTGCAGAAAGATGCGAATGGGTTTTGGTTCCGTCTTGCGGATCAAGGTTGGGTATTCGTTCCCGCCCCGAAGTCCCACATAGGTGCCGATGGAACTGAAAACGCGGCTGAACTGCTGCGGGCGTTCCCAGGCAGCGGTAAAGGCACAAATCGCTCCTGAGCTGGCGCCAGCAATGGCGTGGTCATTGCCATTGGTGCTGATGTTGTATTTTTTTGTGACC
Proteins encoded in this region:
- a CDS encoding CHAD domain-containing protein; translated protein: MAYEIKKGGELEDELRRAARRQARCAVRHLKERNARGVGESVHEARKNLKKIRGLIRLVRANLGKKFYNKENRSFRDIAKVLSARRDVEVLIKTLKKFRSAHRFAASNPALTKLHKSLIKQEKEVAGKMKHESKQVLKNLKSARRRTKDWPIGKIKRSDLCIGFKATYRRGRRAFQKARTQPSPENLHEWRKRVKDLGYHFALLKQFGSKRLGSYCTDLTLLGDRLGDDHDLVMLATAVQANLPTPHEFATISKSIDASRKPLQKSVFRLGKKLYAEIPKTFVVRIKKDWARQRK
- a CDS encoding amino acid permease produces the protein MIASNTRRPRNVDAPRAAAILYGDWGTSKAYVIGLAFAVAGYSSFWLIAAMCLLTALVGVNYMSICKHYPDGGGVYASVRHRSEIISIVGAFLLIADYIVTAAISALSAFQYLGFAHPEIFAAIAIALIGGLNFFGPKNTAGLAFLISIPTLVVVVLLGIFCLPHLGTAVHNLQPLSGGFWKNWNGFVGVVLALSGVEAIANATGVMKLNPGSTDAKPCVSKTSSKAILWVMIEVCVFTALLGLAMHALHGLQINKDDVDAPGATGVRDYMLRYMAQVFVTGPFGLAAGHVAGVVVSIVFGLLLLSAVNTAIVDLIAISYLMSRDGELPASFQKLNKFGVPNLGIIVATVIPAILVLAVKDMAGLADLYAVGVVGAIATNLGASSTDKKLGLAKWERTLMFVTFLIMVAIEISLFADKPSARVFAVTVLAVGLILRGLASEHIQRKKLAAETSGAFANTIIPTPIAKTEVVAPSQTATGVPIMAAIRGLGKTLDFAINEAKETHRPLYLLFVRALPVLSELDQTRKWQDDDEAREIFTLANARAEGHPIIPCYAVSDSVADTIVDIAATMGASHLILGAPERKGLVQMLRGDVVRKVSNDLPEAIHLLVYA
- a CDS encoding DUF4855 domain-containing protein, yielding MNKCLIYCLLVIVTVFGLRRVSRAAETNTANFPLYQTTRPNITDLTIIYCGMSNRPAWTLDELQPYVSYADRTTGKEEWLFDGFLFLEFKDGQGAEFEEGWKQKPAHKEQWQWLLNRFFEPGHAIPALETTIGNTEKRIGKPLRPRQVVITLPEPNHTQTDWGEIAGKQLNFTNPTDRIAACDWYIQAALEKWKQLAPAHLELAGFYWIAESAPDSRKIILPEIGNHIRSNKLSFFWIPYWRSTHSGDWKQLGFDVAYQQPNYFFHPELPLSRLQEACDFARQHSMGMELELDGRLITDPQRFGSRLQPYLNAFETNGIKSSAAIAYYEGGGAFIKISKSEKPEHRQFYDRLARWVLDRQDLADRAVRNSKPASGVNQ
- a CDS encoding ATP-grasp domain-containing protein, giving the protein MTQVLWVEVSDTPREFNYLLCWEKTSPPSEKLFIPFESIRVASDKRLQAELFLKHKISTPETHLLNTPQEVNALVSHSPKEWALKYPISCGASGHRLLKPAETIPADWPTPYIVQEFVRMENPEVYRLYGVAGDIFGFNVRRFPSGVKPSPWVAHARGARYVHLDKPPSEAKDQAHATLSAAGLLESFGCVDLIQQNGKWLVLEIGTDGVFNHVDRDINDPEILGEMDRRIAEAFWAHLQHKPWGGYGWKLKGS
- a CDS encoding SMP-30/gluconolactonase/LRE family protein, coding for MRAFLFFSFLALCLTSPAFGADDYPPGPDSKPQDGVPKGEVTKYTFAHSKIFPGTVRDYWVYVPKQYDAANPACLMVFQDGIQYQAPVVFDNLIAKKEMPVTIGVFIMHGRVLADSTNALDRFNRSYEYDGLGDNYVRFLMDELLPAVTKKYNISTNGNDHAIAGASSGAICAFTAAWERPQQFSRVFSSIGTYVGLRGGNEYPTLIRKTEPKPIRIFLQDGSNDLNIYGGNWHLANLEMLSALEFSGYEVNHIWGDGSHNGKHATAIFPDAMRWLWKDYPAAITAGKDSKQPLMDILIPGEQWQLICSGYKFTEGPAANIKGEVFFTDIPNNRIHKIGLDGKVSVFAENTFAANGLMFGPDGKLYACQNGKKRIVSYDENAKETVIAEDADSNDIAVNSKGEIYFTDPPHHKVWFINSKGEKRVVDEGITKPNGVRFTPDQSLLLVADTDGEFVYSFHIQSDGSLVDKQKYFYLHTPNGTSQSGADGMTVDTQGRLYVATEMGVQVCDQAGRVNGIISKPQRAWLSNVVLGGSNFDDLYVTCGDKVYKRKTKAKGVLSSQTPIKPPTPHL